One Peromyscus leucopus breed LL Stock chromosome 4, UCI_PerLeu_2.1, whole genome shotgun sequence genomic region harbors:
- the Nostrin gene encoding LOW QUALITY PROTEIN: nostrin (The sequence of the model RefSeq protein was modified relative to this genomic sequence to represent the inferred CDS: inserted 1 base in 1 codon), with the protein MRDPLTNCSYNKVYKSLKEFAQNGENFCKQITSVLQQRANLEINYAKGLQKLAVKLSKALQNTKKNCACLAWAWASESMKSAADLHQKLGKAIELEAIKPTNQVLSMQEKKRKSLDNEVEKTANLVINNWNQQIKAKKKLMMSTKKHEALFHLVESSKQSVTQKEKQKLLNKLKKSTEKLEKEDENYYQKNMAGYSTRLKWENTLENCYKSMLELEKERIQLLCNNLNQYSQHISLFGQTLTTSHTQIHCAISKVDVEKDIQALMEETAILSTENKSEFLLTDYFEEDPKNTMDKERRKLLIKPKLLRLQRDIEKASREKEGLEQKLNALSSNSSFSDAKSQKDAAALMDEHSLKLDLLQANSYKLSSVLADLEQRPKPSHPCSXCIFKWKEKEHSHTYVKISRPLLTKRLEKAVSEAPSGGQSSPSASPSGPGVSQGSNHLCKALYTFQARQDDELNLEKGDIVTLHEKKGEGWWFGSLNGKKGHFPAAYVEELPPKAGNTATKS; encoded by the exons GGCAAACCTGGAGATTAACTATGCCAAAGGACTTCAGAAACTGGCAGTGAAGTTGAGCAAAGCActacagaacacaaagaaaaa CTGTGCA TGcctggcctgggcctgggcctcagAGAGCATGAAATCCGCAGCAGACCTACATCA AAAACTTGGCAAAGCAATTGAGTTGGAAGCAATAAAGCCAACGAACCAAGTTCTGAGTAtgcaagagaagaagagaaaatca ctTGATAATGAAGTTGAAAAGACTGCAAATCTTGTTATTAACAACTGGAATCAGCAAATCAAG GCTAAGAAAAAATTAATGATGAGTACCAAGAAGCATGAAGCACTTTTCCACCTTGTAGAAAGCTCCAAGCAATCCGTGACccagaaggagaagcagaag ctcctcaacaaactgaaaaaatcaactgaaaaattggaaaaagaagatgaaaattaTTACCAAAAAAACATGGCCGGCTATTCTACTAGACTGAAGTGGGAAAACACCCTGGAAAACTGCTATAAG agcatgctggagctggagaaggaaagAATTCAACTTTTATGCAATAACTTAAACCAGTACAGCCAACATATTTCTCTTTTTGGACAAACGCTGACCACA AGCCACACACAGATCCACTGTGCCATCAGCAAGGTTGATGTTGAGAAAGACATCCAGGCTCTAATGGAAGAAACCGCAATCCTGTCCACAGAAAACAAATCTGAGTTCCTACTGACCGACTACTTT GAAGAGGATCCAAAGAACACAATGGATAAAGAGAGACGGAAATTGTTGATAAAACCAAAACTGTTGAGACTGCAAAGAGACATTGAGAAGGCCTCGAGAGAAAAAGAAG GCCTGGAACAGAAGCTTAATGCACTCTCCAGCAACTCCTCCTTCTCTGATGCCAAGAGCCAGAAGGATGCAGCGGCCTTAATGGACGAG CACAGTTTGAAACTGGACCTTTTGCAAGCGAACTCCTACAAGCTGTCATCAGTGCTAGCAGACCTGGAGCAAAGGCCGAAACCCAGCCATCCCTGCA ACTGCATTTTCAAGTGGAAAGAAAAG GAGCACTCTCACACTTATGTAAAAATATCCCGGCCTCTTTTGACGAAGAGATTAGAGAAAGCTGTGAGCGAGGCACCTTCTGGCGGGCAGAGCAGCCCTAGCGCTTCACCTTCAG GGCCTGGTGTGTCCCAAGGCAGCAACCATCTTTGCAAGGCCTTGTATACTTTCCAAGCCAGGCAAGATGATGAGTTGAATTTAGAAAAAG GAGACATTGTGACCCTACatgagaagaaaggggaaggatgGTGGTTCGGCTCTTTGAATGGGAAGAAAGGCCACTTTCCTGCTGCCTATGTGGAGGAGCTGCCTCCAAAGGCTGGAAACACAGCTACGAAGTCATAA